The following coding sequences are from one Phalacrocorax carbo chromosome 13, bPhaCar2.1, whole genome shotgun sequence window:
- the DKK1 gene encoding dickkopf-related protein 1 yields MRGLVALLAALSCAAPAGRAAAPGGALSSNAIKGPPPGGAAEASAAPAAPFDGSNKPPPAATRQPFPCAEDEDCGPEEFCGGAARGGGAPLCLACRRRRKRCLRDAMCCPGTTCSNGLCTPPELPHGATELDEIGTEVLPRRTPAPAWLPTAKGEEGDFCLRSSDCAAGLCCARHFWSKICKPVLREGQVCTRHRRKGTHGLEIFQRCQCAEGLMCRLQREHGPADTSRLHTCQRH; encoded by the exons ATGCGGGGTCTGGTGGCGCTGCTGGCGGCGCTGAGCtgcgcggccccggcggggcgggcggcggcaccCGGCGGCGCCCTCAGCTCAAACGCCATCAAGGGACCCCCTCCGGGGGGGGCGGCCGAGGCcagcgccgcccccgccgcccccttcGACGGCAGCAACaagccgccgccggccgccacCCGGCAG CCTTTCCCCTGCGCCGAGGACGAGGACTGCGGCCCCGAGGAGTTttgcgggggggcggcccgcggcggcggcgccccgctCTGCCTCGCCTGCCGGAGACGCCGCAAGCGCTGCCTGCGCGACGCCATGTGCTGCCCCGGCACGACCTGCAGCAACG GGCTCTGCACCCCCCCGGAGCTTCCCCACGGAGCTACCGAGCTGGACGAGATCGGCACCGAGGTGCTGCCCCGACGGACACCCGCTCCTGCCTGGCTCCCCACTGCCAAAG GTGAGGAAGGAGACTTCTGCTTGCGTTCGTCGGACTGCGCAGCCGGGCTGTGCTGTGCCCGTCACTTCTGGTCCAAAATCTGCAAGCCGGTGCTGCGGGAAGGGCAGGTGTGTACCCGGCACCGGCGGAAAGGCACCCACGGCCTGGAGATCTTCCAGCGGTGCCAGTGCGCCGAGGGGCTGATGTGCCGCCTCCAGCGAGAGCACGGCCCTGCTGACACCTCCCGCCTGCACACCTGCCAGAGGCACTGA